Genomic segment of Syntrophales bacterium:
TTTCCTTTTCAATATGACCGAAAAGCATCGTTGCGTTGCTTTTTATTCCCATGCCGTGGGCTGTCTCCATTATGCGGAGCCATTCATCAGATTTAATCTTGTTCGGACAAATCACTTCTCTTATTTCATCGTCGAGGATTTCCGCACCTCCTCCCGGCATCGCCTGCAGCCCGGCATCTTTCAATCTCGAAAGGACTTCCTCAATGCTCATCTCTTCTATTTCAGAAAGGAAGCGGATTTCCGTTGCAGTCAAGGCTTTAATAACGACTTGCGGGAATCTCTTCTTTATCTTCCTGAAAAGCTCGTCAAAGTATTTCAGACGCACATCGGGGTTGAGGGAGCCTACTATATGGAGCTCCGATGCCCCCATTTGTACGGCTTCTTCAGATTTTTTGACTGCCTCCTCAATGCTCATAAGATATGCGTCGTCATCTTCGGCGTCTCTGTAAAAGGCGCAGAGGGGGCATTTTGAGACGCATATATTGGAATAATTTATATGCCGGTTGATAACGAACGTTACAATGTTTCCGTTTTTACGGTTGATGGAATCCGCAATTTCCCCGAGCTCATGAAAATTCAATTCAAAAAGCGCCGCAATCTTTTCTTCTGTCCAATTTTCCTTAAATTCCATTTTACGCCTTACATGGAACCGTAGTTCAGTTTTTAACTCAAAATCCAACATTGACAGACTCGCAAAAAGTCTTTCCTGTCACCCTGAATTTATTTCAGGGTCTCTAACTCACTGAAATGATTAGATGCTGAAACAAGTTCAGCATGACAAATAACACATT
This window contains:
- the mqnE gene encoding aminofutalosine synthase MqnE encodes the protein MEFKENWTEEKIAALFELNFHELGEIADSINRKNGNIVTFVINRHINYSNICVSKCPLCAFYRDAEDDDAYLMSIEEAVKKSEEAVQMGASELHIVGSLNPDVRLKYFDELFRKIKKRFPQVVIKALTATEIRFLSEIEEMSIEEVLSRLKDAGLQAMPGGGAEILDDEIREVICPNKIKSDEWLRIMETAHGMGIKSNATMLFGHIEKEKHRAIHLYRLWKLQEKTGGFVSFIPLLFLPENTKLKGLKLVEDKTDPVDILKTIAVSRIVLQNFKSVRAYWVVLGEKIAQVAINYGANDLDGTLMEERIAHSAGAGTPLSLPIDKISNIARSAGKVPAERDTFYNILRTYS